A window of the Pyrodictium abyssi genome harbors these coding sequences:
- a CDS encoding ABC transporter substrate-binding protein → MAQRTSLVIAGIVILLVVVGAAFLLRGGEKPAAPAETSPASPATQPAAQPAAQAKPEKPRLTGNIEQDIVAIGRYLASQGIHEAKYTVWGAGDPNSVLRTLAVVEAAYRLNKILEKHGVDFKITVEQKFKRGGGDQLAEDFAAAFQSQANPDIMANSYKHIARFADEGYLLDITQYLEAYRDFLNDFYQSLLGAVRYKGKYYGVPQDTEARPLYWRTDVAACIKEKTGEDILTGLAEKIQKGEVTWHDIYRYAKLAVETGCSEWGVLHRKGSAHPDLIQFIYAFGGKLSDPKTGKLVLDVPAVYKWLYVEWKMARDKLIPEDMMSWDWGKQIHPSTVSGKTLIWIGGTWHWTEWQTKPYYTDPKTGEQRPLTAEEVKKYFYYTLFAAGDPGDKPVTLSQPFVWMIASNAGKDNPKYDELHDVYQMLAFLLVVKASDPDLNAIHSIISAHLPVRKAAEQLISDKTWVDKLAKLEVELSPEVKNAIADIVKATVNEINIEFLASASKMLAYTHLTPIHPQYPQLAKIFADAVDKVLRGEMTPEEAVNYIISKVKADPELAKAVEIVGEIPKDWQFP, encoded by the coding sequence GTGGCCCAGCGCACGAGCCTAGTCATAGCAGGCATAGTCATCCTCCTCGTGGTGGTCGGCGCCGCGTTCCTCCTCCGTGGAGGCGAGAAGCCAGCCGCCCCCGCGGAGACGTCTCCAGCGTCGCCGGCTACCCAGCCGGCCGCACAGCCGGCGGCGCAGGCTAAGCCCGAGAAGCCTAGGCTCACCGGGAACATAGAGCAGGACATAGTCGCTATAGGCCGGTACCTTGCCTCCCAGGGGATACATGAGGCCAAGTACACCGTCTGGGGCGCTGGAGACCCCAACAGCGTGCTGAGGACCCTAGCCGTCGTGGAGGCGGCCTACAGGCTCAACAAGATACTAGAGAAGCATGGCGTAGACTTCAAGATAACCGTGGAGCAGAAGTTCAAGCGCGGCGGCGGCGACCAGCTGGCAGAGGACTTCGCTGCGGCCTTCCAGAGCCAGGCTAACCCCGACATAATGGCTAACAGCTACAAGCACATAGCAAGGTTCGCCGACGAGGGCTATCTCCTGGACATAACCCAGTACCTTGAGGCGTACCGCGACTTCCTCAACGACTTCTACCAGAGCTTGCTTGGCGCAGTCCGCTACAAGGGCAAGTACTACGGTGTGCCACAAGACACTGAGGCGCGGCCTCTATACTGGCGCACCGACGTAGCAGCGTGCATCAAGGAGAAGACCGGCGAGGACATACTGACAGGCCTAGCCGAGAAGATACAGAAGGGCGAGGTAACCTGGCACGACATCTACCGCTACGCCAAGCTAGCCGTGGAGACCGGGTGCAGCGAGTGGGGAGTACTACACCGTAAGGGTAGCGCCCACCCAGACCTAATACAGTTCATCTACGCCTTCGGCGGCAAGCTAAGCGACCCCAAGACAGGCAAGCTCGTCCTAGACGTGCCAGCGGTCTACAAGTGGCTCTACGTGGAGTGGAAGATGGCGCGCGACAAGCTCATACCAGAGGACATGATGAGCTGGGACTGGGGTAAGCAGATACACCCGTCAACTGTCAGCGGCAAGACCCTGATATGGATAGGCGGCACCTGGCACTGGACAGAGTGGCAGACCAAGCCCTACTACACCGACCCCAAGACTGGTGAGCAGAGGCCGCTAACAGCCGAGGAGGTGAAGAAGTACTTCTACTACACGCTCTTCGCCGCCGGTGACCCCGGCGACAAGCCCGTGACGCTCAGCCAGCCATTCGTGTGGATGATAGCTAGCAACGCTGGCAAGGACAACCCCAAGTACGACGAGCTGCACGACGTCTACCAGATGCTAGCATTCCTGCTAGTAGTGAAGGCTAGCGACCCGGACCTAAACGCGATACACAGCATCATAAGCGCACACCTACCGGTGAGAAAGGCAGCCGAGCAGCTAATATCCGACAAAACTTGGGTGGATAAGCTAGCCAAGCTAGAGGTCGAGCTAAGCCCCGAGGTGAAGAACGCGATAGCAGATATTGTGAAGGCGACTGTCAACGAGATAAACATAGAGTTCCTGGCTAGCGCGAGCAAGATGCTAGCATATACACACCTGACACCGATACACCCGCAGTACCCGCAGCTCGCCAAGATATTCGCTGACGCCGTGGACAAGGTGCTGCGCGGCGAGATGACGCCAGAGGAGGCGGTGAACTACATCATAAGCAAGGTGAAGGCGGACCCAGAGCTGGCCAAGGCGGTGGAGATAGTAGGAGAGATACCCAAGGACTGGCAGTTCCCATAA